In one window of Lacticaseibacillus casei DSM 20011 = JCM 1134 = ATCC 393 DNA:
- a CDS encoding NCS2 family permease — translation MENFFHLKQNKTTPMTEVMAGLTTFFAMSYILFVNPQVLSQTGMPAQAVFLATIIASAVGTLVMGLFANVPYALAPGMGLNAFFTYTVVFALGFSWQEALALVFICGVINILITVTKIRKLIIVAIPETIQHAIGGGIGVFVAYIGIKNAGFLQFTSEASSINTINGQPLKAGALTLKHGVESVVSNGGIVPALVNFTQAGAVLALIGLVIMVILNVKKVPGAILIGILLTTIIGIPMGVTDLHLSAANSFGSTFASLQTTFGAAFSAKGMGSLFTNPDKIVLSIMTIFAFSFSDIFDTLGTFIGTGRRTGIFSDADEHALEEGSGFSSKMDRALFADSIATGVGSIFGTSNVTTYVESAAGIGAGGRTGLTSVVVAGMFLISSIFAPFIAIVPTQALAPALILVGIMMMSTFKEIEWEDLSQAIPAFMASIVMGFVYNISYGIAAGFIFYCLIKLITGKAKEIHPVLAVVTIGFILNFVILAAL, via the coding sequence ATGGAAAACTTTTTTCATTTGAAGCAAAATAAAACCACGCCGATGACCGAGGTCATGGCGGGGTTGACCACATTTTTTGCAATGTCATATATTTTATTCGTTAACCCTCAAGTGCTGTCACAAACCGGGATGCCGGCGCAGGCAGTTTTCCTCGCGACGATCATCGCGAGTGCGGTTGGGACGTTGGTTATGGGATTGTTCGCCAATGTGCCTTATGCTTTGGCGCCGGGCATGGGCCTGAACGCCTTCTTCACGTACACGGTTGTCTTCGCCCTTGGGTTTAGTTGGCAGGAAGCCTTGGCGCTTGTCTTCATCTGTGGTGTGATTAACATTTTGATCACCGTCACGAAGATTCGGAAATTGATCATTGTGGCGATTCCGGAAACCATTCAACATGCGATTGGTGGTGGTATCGGGGTTTTCGTTGCGTATATCGGGATCAAAAATGCCGGTTTCTTGCAGTTCACCTCCGAAGCATCAAGCATTAACACGATTAACGGCCAGCCGCTGAAGGCCGGTGCGTTGACCCTCAAACATGGGGTTGAATCAGTTGTTTCCAACGGTGGGATTGTGCCAGCGCTGGTTAACTTCACTCAGGCTGGTGCTGTGCTGGCCTTGATCGGGTTGGTCATCATGGTCATCTTGAATGTCAAAAAGGTGCCTGGTGCGATTTTAATCGGGATTCTGTTGACAACGATTATCGGGATTCCGATGGGTGTCACCGATTTGCATCTTAGCGCCGCAAATTCCTTTGGCAGCACCTTCGCATCGCTTCAAACAACCTTTGGCGCGGCCTTCTCGGCTAAAGGGATGGGTTCGCTGTTCACGAATCCGGATAAAATCGTGCTGTCCATCATGACGATTTTTGCCTTTAGTTTCTCGGATATTTTTGACACGCTGGGCACCTTCATCGGAACCGGCCGGCGTACCGGGATTTTCTCCGATGCCGATGAGCATGCCTTAGAAGAAGGATCAGGCTTTTCATCGAAAATGGATCGGGCACTGTTCGCCGATTCGATTGCGACGGGCGTTGGGTCGATCTTCGGAACCAGTAACGTCACCACTTATGTCGAAAGTGCGGCTGGTATCGGTGCCGGCGGTCGAACCGGATTGACTTCGGTTGTTGTCGCAGGGATGTTCCTGATCAGTTCGATTTTCGCACCGTTTATCGCCATTGTGCCGACACAGGCGTTGGCACCGGCGTTGATTCTGGTCGGGATTATGATGATGAGTACCTTCAAGGAAATCGAATGGGAAGACCTGTCCCAAGCCATTCCGGCGTTCATGGCATCAATTGTCATGGGCTTTGTCTATAACATTTCATACGGCATTGCGGCTGGCTTTATCTTCTACTGCCTGATCAAACTGATCACCGGTAAAGCCAAGGAAATCCATCCGGTTCTCGCCGTTGTTACTATCGGCTTCATTTTGAACTTTGTCATTCTCGCAGCATTATAA
- a CDS encoding DsrE family protein, which translates to MALKVIFHLDTTGRWPHLASNLTNFLTAEPNADLEVLVNGDGITVYFDQEVVDFIAAHPQVKFFACHNSLAQRHLDEKQLPATVAIVPVGVVKLAQAETAGYAYIKP; encoded by the coding sequence ATGGCTCTTAAAGTAATTTTCCATTTAGATACAACTGGGCGCTGGCCCCATCTGGCTTCGAATCTGACTAACTTTTTGACGGCTGAGCCAAATGCTGATCTGGAAGTTCTGGTGAACGGCGATGGCATTACCGTTTATTTTGATCAGGAGGTTGTCGATTTCATTGCTGCCCATCCGCAGGTGAAGTTCTTTGCCTGCCACAACTCGCTAGCGCAACGCCACTTGGATGAAAAGCAGTTGCCGGCGACCGTGGCAATCGTCCCGGTTGGTGTGGTTAAACTGGCGCAGGCGGAAACAGCCGGTTATGCGTACATTAAGCCATAA
- a CDS encoding ring-cleaving dioxygenase, with translation MPNQLTGLHHLTAITSSAPRIFHFMSGILGLHLIKKTVNQDDVRTYHLYFTDDMGTPGTDITFFDFPGIQKAQHGNNEIARTSFRVPSDDALNYWVKRFDEQRVRHDAITELFGAKILPFHDFDGQQYQLISDEHHHGIPAGTPWRHSPVPPEFAIGGLGPEYITTDHYEELIGIMTDLLGFEKIAKDGQYTLLELNHGGHGAQVIIDYQRLIPAAYQGFGGVHHLAFRTDDRDSLQYWIKKIGGAGLDASGFVDRFYFASEYFRPIPELLFEIATDGPGFLLDETYEQAGVHLELPPFLEDQRAAIERNLVPFNTEPQPAVKP, from the coding sequence ATGCCTAATCAATTAACCGGTTTACATCATCTAACCGCTATTACGTCAAGCGCACCACGGATTTTTCACTTTATGAGTGGTATTCTAGGTCTCCATCTCATTAAGAAAACCGTTAATCAAGACGATGTGCGCACCTACCACCTGTATTTCACGGATGACATGGGCACCCCGGGAACGGACATCACGTTCTTCGACTTCCCCGGCATCCAAAAAGCCCAGCATGGCAACAACGAAATTGCCCGCACCAGTTTTCGCGTGCCATCCGATGATGCCCTCAATTATTGGGTCAAACGGTTTGACGAGCAACGTGTGCGCCATGACGCGATCACCGAACTATTCGGTGCCAAAATATTGCCGTTTCACGATTTTGATGGCCAACAATATCAGCTGATTAGCGATGAACATCACCACGGCATCCCGGCAGGTACCCCGTGGCGGCATTCACCCGTGCCGCCGGAGTTTGCGATCGGCGGCCTCGGTCCCGAGTACATTACCACCGATCACTATGAGGAACTTATCGGCATCATGACCGATCTACTTGGCTTTGAAAAGATCGCCAAAGACGGCCAATATACCTTACTTGAGCTAAATCACGGCGGTCATGGTGCGCAAGTGATCATTGACTATCAACGTTTGATTCCTGCTGCCTATCAAGGCTTTGGCGGTGTTCACCACCTTGCATTTCGGACGGATGATCGCGACAGCTTGCAATACTGGATCAAAAAAATCGGCGGAGCCGGCTTGGATGCTTCCGGCTTCGTCGATCGATTCTACTTTGCGTCTGAATATTTCCGCCCGATTCCTGAGCTGCTTTTTGAAATTGCCACCGATGGCCCAGGCTTCTTGCTTGATGAAACCTACGAACAAGCTGGCGTTCACCTTGAATTGCCGCCGTTTTTGGAAGATCAGCGCGCCGCCATCGAGCGCAATCTCGTGCCATTCAACACGGAACCACAACCAGCAGTGAAACCTTAA
- a CDS encoding GNAT family N-acetyltransferase, translating to MQSFEKYHPIMSVHYTMDWLTSFKIKDVFQLRADQQIAAESGRQFDQKITDTARYVNRSMRLVMSNNALLYGIKDRSTNDFLGSFCIWNFSEKKTVAQIRFETLAAYQGQGIMSEVLKRMIGFAFFELGLKRVYVILPASNDRAAKLLTDNFFTQVGDYRHERTLPDGSMVPLVRYELTAEAVADKEDFHF from the coding sequence ATGCAGAGTTTTGAAAAGTACCATCCGATTATGTCGGTTCATTACACGATGGACTGGCTTACATCCTTTAAGATTAAAGACGTTTTTCAGTTGCGAGCTGATCAGCAGATTGCTGCAGAATCCGGGCGGCAGTTTGACCAGAAAATTACCGACACCGCGCGCTATGTTAACCGCTCGATGCGGCTGGTGATGAGTAATAATGCCTTGCTTTATGGCATTAAAGACCGGAGCACGAATGATTTTCTTGGCAGCTTCTGCATCTGGAACTTTAGCGAGAAGAAGACTGTTGCGCAGATTCGCTTTGAAACCTTAGCTGCTTATCAAGGGCAAGGCATTATGAGCGAAGTGCTTAAGCGCATGATCGGGTTTGCCTTTTTCGAACTTGGTCTTAAACGGGTTTATGTCATTTTGCCAGCAAGTAATGACCGCGCCGCGAAGTTATTAACCGACAACTTTTTCACGCAGGTTGGCGATTATCGCCATGAACGCACCCTCCCCGATGGCAGTATGGTGCCGCTGGTTCGTTATGAACTCACGGCCGAAGCGGTGGCGGATAAAGAGGATTTCCATTTTTAA
- a CDS encoding IS30 family transposase — protein MQKQDSTHRQKGQHLTSLERGKVAGFRQAGKSNRWIAAEIGVCPQTINNEIKRGTVDQVKKSNGKRVYHRQYLPEAAQARYETARLSCHRPDKFASVQVFLAWYVQRAKQDKWSPDASIGYAKRHKLFTPEELVCASTLYQYIDDQRLEIRNIDLLEKTKRKTSHQHHTKAKRLAGRSIEERPKVVERRRQFGHWEMDTIVGKRNGKESVILTLIERKTRCQLLRLIEGRDADSVSYALRGIKREWGACIKTITADNGPEFTALNTAFAGTETEIFYAHPYTSCDRGTNEAHNRMIRQDFPKGMSLDDISPSQVQATQDRLNQLPRKQQGYCTPQQNFEAEARRVRRMAQ, from the coding sequence ATGCAGAAACAGGATAGCACACACCGCCAAAAAGGTCAGCACTTAACATCACTCGAGCGCGGAAAAGTGGCCGGATTCCGCCAAGCTGGGAAGTCCAATCGTTGGATTGCTGCTGAAATTGGCGTCTGCCCGCAGACCATTAATAATGAAATCAAGCGAGGTACAGTAGATCAGGTCAAGAAGAGTAATGGCAAGCGCGTCTACCATCGACAATACCTGCCAGAGGCTGCTCAGGCACGTTACGAGACTGCACGCTTGAGCTGCCATCGTCCTGACAAGTTCGCCAGCGTACAGGTCTTCTTAGCCTGGTACGTACAGCGAGCTAAGCAGGACAAATGGTCGCCGGATGCTTCAATCGGCTATGCCAAGCGACACAAGCTGTTTACTCCTGAAGAGCTTGTTTGTGCCTCGACTTTGTACCAGTACATTGACGACCAACGCCTAGAGATTCGAAATATCGACCTGTTGGAGAAGACTAAGCGGAAGACCTCTCACCAGCACCACACCAAGGCTAAGCGCCTGGCTGGCCGCAGTATCGAGGAACGGCCTAAGGTCGTTGAACGACGCAGGCAGTTCGGTCACTGGGAGATGGATACCATTGTCGGTAAACGCAATGGCAAGGAGAGCGTCATCTTGACTCTGATTGAGCGCAAGACCCGTTGCCAACTTCTCCGCTTGATCGAAGGACGAGATGCAGACTCTGTGAGCTATGCATTGCGTGGAATCAAGCGCGAATGGGGAGCTTGCATCAAGACCATCACAGCCGACAACGGACCCGAGTTCACCGCCTTAAATACTGCTTTTGCTGGGACGGAAACTGAGATCTTCTACGCCCATCCTTACACGTCCTGCGACCGTGGCACCAACGAGGCACATAACCGGATGATCCGCCAGGACTTCCCTAAGGGCATGTCCCTAGATGACATTAGCCCTAGTCAAGTGCAGGCCACGCAAGACCGCTTGAATCAGTTGCCTCGCAAACAACAGGGCTACTGCACACCCCAGCAAAACTTTGAGGCCGAAGCTCGGCGCGTTCGCCGCATGGCCCAGTAG
- a CDS encoding pectate lyase-like adhesive domain-containing protein yields the protein MSGVMLLQPLTLNVGSQAASSAPSPVLNEASVSQPDQQAPSTSAESKLEASSEASTSSNQAIVSSTSAASSSQPIASDTTHEALTDQADDAATSKRRQKRAAPATSSDQSSPFLVGTAQELAAAIKRGETHIRLTADINIGDAAIPVRQSVTIDGDHKYTYMYNSGLDWHRGIYFAASGIQITFKNIKIGKASVKHSANNYYGIAPADNSIRNSQIIIENVDYYSDYGAQPLHIRNKSNQIIFRGKNSFYTTKNPGSFFIQEFAEATNFLFEEDSDTTITLAKGEVLATFWPSTGPLNLELKKRARLKVDTTNALVYTGIGAIRNNHIIIGEEAVLDVRTNRTDAGNLMFFNHDLTIDVQKNGQLLAETVSATNFNSNSSINLGPGAEANLKNVNGDFFKKGKGTITLDNADELTLETGKCGGTSPTGLVSSKANVRLEPFNQETKGYGVHADGQLLTTQTGDDDWIFNGKHVSRQPTALPTDVANQVGHASVFKLKRQVVPKPAGKLAVISVPDLDFGSQTVTGLTQILRPRVQGSLKIEDSRTNGSQKSRLYLRMARPFKNGNVDATRCLTYTNQAGQEQTLSSQAILAEVNVGITERDVSSEWNTAIDSSARGFKLTLPIEKQKIGSFSGELDWSLQDVPGN from the coding sequence TTGTCAGGTGTCATGCTGTTGCAACCACTTACATTAAATGTCGGTTCACAGGCAGCTTCATCAGCACCTAGCCCAGTCTTAAATGAAGCGTCGGTTTCACAACCGGATCAACAGGCACCATCTACTAGCGCTGAAAGCAAGCTTGAGGCAAGTAGCGAAGCATCGACGAGTTCAAATCAAGCGATCGTGAGCAGCACCAGCGCGGCGTCTTCCAGTCAGCCAATCGCGAGCGATACAACTCACGAAGCGCTAACTGATCAAGCCGACGACGCAGCGACCTCGAAGCGGCGGCAAAAAAGAGCAGCTCCAGCAACAAGCTCCGATCAATCCTCACCTTTTCTGGTAGGAACTGCTCAAGAATTGGCAGCCGCCATTAAACGTGGTGAAACGCATATTCGGTTAACGGCTGATATTAATATTGGCGATGCCGCTATCCCGGTGCGCCAATCAGTCACCATAGATGGCGATCACAAATACACCTATATGTATAATAGCGGACTAGATTGGCATCGCGGTATTTATTTCGCGGCCAGTGGTATCCAGATTACGTTTAAAAATATTAAAATCGGCAAGGCGTCCGTTAAACATTCAGCCAATAACTACTACGGCATTGCGCCGGCAGACAATAGCATTAGAAACAGTCAGATCATCATTGAAAACGTCGACTATTACTCAGATTATGGGGCGCAACCGCTTCACATTCGCAATAAAAGTAACCAGATTATTTTCAGAGGGAAAAATAGTTTTTACACGACGAAGAACCCGGGGTCATTCTTCATCCAGGAATTTGCCGAAGCCACTAATTTCTTATTTGAAGAAGATTCGGACACCACTATCACTTTAGCCAAAGGCGAGGTTCTGGCAACCTTTTGGCCATCAACCGGACCGTTGAATCTGGAACTAAAGAAGCGAGCGCGGTTGAAAGTCGATACCACCAATGCGCTTGTCTACACCGGCATCGGCGCAATCCGCAACAACCATATCATCATTGGTGAAGAGGCGGTTCTGGATGTTAGGACGAATAGAACGGACGCTGGCAATTTAATGTTCTTTAACCACGATCTGACCATCGATGTTCAAAAAAATGGCCAGTTGTTGGCTGAAACGGTTAGTGCAACTAACTTCAATAGTAACTCCAGTATCAATCTAGGGCCTGGCGCGGAAGCAAATTTAAAAAACGTCAATGGTGATTTCTTCAAGAAAGGGAAAGGCACCATTACGCTTGATAACGCCGATGAATTAACACTTGAAACCGGAAAATGCGGGGGAACGAGTCCCACCGGTTTGGTTTCCAGTAAGGCCAATGTGCGGCTTGAACCTTTTAACCAAGAAACAAAAGGGTACGGGGTGCATGCTGACGGTCAATTACTGACAACGCAAACCGGTGACGATGATTGGATTTTTAACGGTAAGCATGTAAGTCGGCAACCAACAGCACTTCCCACTGATGTTGCAAACCAGGTGGGTCATGCGTCGGTTTTTAAATTAAAGCGGCAAGTGGTTCCGAAACCAGCGGGCAAGCTAGCCGTCATCAGCGTGCCGGATCTGGATTTTGGTAGTCAAACGGTCACAGGATTGACACAAATCTTACGACCACGCGTTCAAGGCAGCTTGAAAATTGAAGATTCGCGCACGAATGGCTCCCAAAAGTCACGCCTCTATCTCAGAATGGCGCGCCCGTTTAAAAACGGCAATGTGGATGCGACTCGGTGCTTAACCTATACGAATCAGGCCGGGCAGGAACAAACTCTGTCCAGTCAGGCGATTCTTGCTGAAGTCAATGTGGGTATCACCGAACGCGATGTTAGCAGTGAATGGAATACTGCCATCGACAGCTCAGCTCGCGGGTTCAAATTAACCCTGCCGATTGAAAAACAAAAAATCGGCAGCTTTTCGGGAGAACTGGACTGGTCACTGCAAGACGTGCCGGGAAATTAA
- a CDS encoding WxL domain-containing protein translates to MKKSIWTAPLLGLTLVGLVAPAAVNAASANDMISNGEVTFKADNSSTGPKDPLDPTDPNPIKPIDPSNPGGNPTPGISGPLSLDFASSFTFGEAAISSDDAKYYAKPQVFTQQDGTTVDRPNYVQVSDKRGTFEGWTLKVKQDKQFAVKDDATRELIGAQLKFKNASLVSATDSKYAPTGLASFELIPGTAQIAPVEAVKDQGMGTWIYRFGDDKQMGRSVELSVPGKTPKMAKAYVTALTWTLESTPANVTPKP, encoded by the coding sequence ATGAAGAAGAGTATCTGGACAGCACCGTTATTGGGATTAACTTTGGTAGGACTTGTAGCACCGGCAGCAGTCAACGCAGCTTCAGCAAACGACATGATTTCAAACGGTGAGGTGACGTTTAAAGCCGACAACTCAAGTACCGGTCCGAAAGATCCGCTTGATCCTACCGATCCTAATCCAATCAAGCCGATCGATCCGAGTAACCCAGGCGGCAACCCGACACCGGGGATAAGTGGCCCGCTGTCACTGGACTTTGCTTCTAGCTTTACGTTCGGCGAAGCAGCGATCAGTAGCGATGATGCCAAATACTATGCGAAGCCACAAGTATTCACCCAACAAGATGGCACGACGGTTGACCGGCCTAATTATGTGCAGGTTTCCGATAAGCGTGGAACTTTTGAAGGTTGGACCTTGAAAGTGAAACAAGACAAACAGTTCGCTGTGAAAGATGATGCTACCCGCGAATTGATCGGCGCGCAACTGAAGTTCAAGAATGCGAGTCTGGTTTCAGCCACCGATTCGAAGTATGCCCCAACCGGTTTGGCATCATTTGAATTGATTCCGGGCACCGCCCAGATTGCCCCGGTTGAAGCGGTCAAGGACCAAGGGATGGGCACATGGATCTACCGCTTCGGTGACGACAAGCAAATGGGCCGTTCCGTTGAATTGTCAGTTCCGGGTAAGACACCGAAGATGGCCAAGGCGTATGTTACCGCGTTAACTTGGACCTTAGAATCAACCCCGGCCAACGTAACGCCTAAGCCTTAG
- a CDS encoding WxL protein host-binding domain-containing protein has protein sequence MKKILFCLAAFVAMLLTPAVHVFGSELNFAAKAQLPDNQVHTDVSYFDIKMDRGAKQTLHVDLRNDTENEVEVDVGIASATTNINGVVEYSPNDIKPAKSLAFNLKDHVKAPSQIKIPAKGNTILNLDVTMPDAALKGQMAGGITLKEHQTEDQANEEKGKGLSINNRFSYVIGLVLQQTTQPVTPDLKLNTVKPSQVNYRNVISASLENITPMFINKVAIDANVHAKGAKKVLYRVKKEGMQLAPNTTFDFPIALAGKALEPGTYIAQLEVYGNQSSDGKVTRQTNSAKQRYQNHWTLTKEFTITDHTAKNLNQKDVTLKSTNHWWVYALLAVVAILLIVIVLLMIVLLKRKHKKARNVNE, from the coding sequence GTGAAGAAAATACTTTTCTGTTTAGCAGCGTTTGTTGCGATGTTGTTGACCCCTGCCGTGCATGTTTTTGGTTCAGAATTGAATTTTGCCGCAAAGGCTCAGCTGCCAGACAATCAGGTTCATACAGATGTTAGCTATTTTGACATCAAAATGGACCGCGGCGCTAAGCAAACCCTTCACGTTGATCTACGTAATGATACCGAAAATGAGGTCGAAGTCGATGTCGGCATTGCCAGCGCGACAACCAACATTAATGGCGTGGTGGAATATAGTCCGAACGACATTAAACCGGCCAAAAGCCTGGCGTTTAATCTCAAGGATCATGTCAAAGCACCTAGTCAAATCAAAATTCCGGCTAAGGGCAATACGATTTTGAATTTAGATGTCACCATGCCTGATGCCGCCTTGAAAGGGCAGATGGCCGGTGGGATCACGCTCAAAGAGCACCAAACGGAGGATCAGGCCAATGAAGAAAAAGGCAAGGGATTGTCGATCAACAACCGGTTTTCCTACGTCATTGGCCTTGTGCTTCAACAGACGACCCAGCCGGTTACGCCCGACCTGAAATTGAATACCGTTAAACCGAGCCAGGTGAACTATCGCAACGTCATTTCCGCGTCTCTGGAAAACATCACGCCGATGTTCATCAACAAAGTTGCCATTGACGCGAATGTGCATGCCAAAGGGGCCAAAAAGGTGCTTTATCGTGTTAAAAAAGAAGGCATGCAGTTAGCCCCTAACACGACTTTCGATTTTCCGATCGCCTTGGCAGGGAAGGCCTTGGAACCAGGCACTTACATTGCCCAACTAGAGGTCTATGGTAACCAAAGTTCGGATGGCAAGGTGACGCGGCAAACCAACAGTGCCAAACAACGCTATCAAAATCACTGGACATTGACCAAAGAATTTACCATTACCGACCATACTGCCAAGAACCTGAATCAAAAAGATGTGACCTTGAAGTCAACTAATCATTGGTGGGTCTATGCATTGCTGGCGGTGGTCGCGATTTTGCTCATTGTCATTGTGCTATTGATGATCGTGCTGCTAAAACGCAAGCACAAAAAAGCACGGAACGTGAATGAGTAG
- a CDS encoding DUF805 domain-containing protein — MEQENGFWPAIKDFFFRAGDFKGVSSRAQYWWVFLAQILVGVVAGVLIGVTGPAILNGEKSFGASLLQTLVMLPAIALGYLGYPQLSLTIRRFRDAKVSPWLYLVLVIVALAGPLMAASGMGLLPLFILPIVAALVTLIILVLPSREQEVKPFPVQPHSPSTVGVVFGAAVKNLFLRGGDFTGTSSRSQYWWSILFSVLIMVPTGLFVILSLVATFVGVAAAGKIDPQNAAHIFNSLGFGAVILVVLFLAIFYAWSMLSLPMLTVTWRRFRDAGISPWWFVAFYVVSNFVSALQASNKNLVLTLIPLILVIVQIVILALPPKNLGEQ; from the coding sequence ATGGAACAAGAAAATGGTTTTTGGCCAGCGATAAAGGACTTCTTCTTTCGTGCTGGTGACTTCAAAGGTGTTAGTTCACGTGCGCAATATTGGTGGGTGTTTCTAGCTCAAATTCTAGTCGGCGTTGTGGCCGGCGTTTTGATCGGTGTCACCGGGCCCGCGATTCTTAATGGCGAAAAGTCTTTTGGCGCTAGTCTTTTGCAAACGCTGGTGATGTTGCCAGCAATTGCGCTTGGGTATTTAGGTTATCCCCAACTAAGTCTGACAATTCGGCGGTTTCGTGATGCCAAGGTTAGCCCTTGGTTGTATCTAGTGTTAGTGATCGTGGCTTTAGCCGGACCACTAATGGCGGCGAGTGGCATGGGACTGTTGCCATTGTTCATTCTACCGATCGTTGCGGCACTGGTAACTTTAATTATCTTGGTGTTACCGAGCCGTGAGCAGGAAGTGAAGCCTTTTCCGGTTCAACCACATTCGCCTAGCACAGTTGGCGTAGTTTTTGGTGCAGCCGTTAAAAATCTCTTCCTTCGCGGCGGCGACTTTACCGGGACATCTAGTCGGAGTCAGTATTGGTGGAGTATTTTATTTTCTGTCCTCATTATGGTCCCTACAGGATTATTCGTTATTTTGTCACTAGTTGCCACATTTGTTGGGGTAGCTGCTGCAGGAAAAATAGACCCGCAAAATGCAGCACATATTTTTAATTCATTAGGCTTTGGTGCTGTCATTTTAGTTGTTCTGTTCCTTGCTATTTTCTATGCATGGTCTATGTTGTCTTTGCCGATGCTGACAGTAACTTGGCGCCGTTTCAGAGATGCAGGCATTAGTCCATGGTGGTTTGTTGCGTTTTATGTCGTGTCGAATTTCGTCTCGGCTCTTCAAGCAAGCAACAAGAACCTTGTTTTAACTTTAATTCCCTTGATTCTCGTTATCGTGCAGATCGTCATTCTTGCCTTACCGCCTAAGAATTTAGGCGAACAATAG
- a CDS encoding replication-associated recombination protein A produces the protein MDQSLFQNGNFQPLASRMRPQTLDEFVGQTHLLGKNKVLSNLIEHDEISSMIFWGPPGVGKTTLARIIARRTKAQFVTFSAVTSGIKEIKQVMKEAEQNCELGQKTIVFVDEIHRFNKAQQDAFLPYVERGSIILIGATTENPSFEVNAALLSRTRVFVLHGLTSAELVDLLQRALKDPRGYGLQKVKISKKLLGQIADFANGDARIALNTLEMAVTNAETKGDVVSVTQADVAQLLTKKALLYDKNGEEHYNLISALHKSMRNSDVDAAIYWLARMLEAGEDPLYIARRLVRFASEDIGMADSRALEIAVTVYQACQFIGMPECTVHLTHAVTYLSLAPKSNALYTAYGAAKKDATETLAEPVPLQIRNGVTDLMQDLGYGKDYQYAHNAKDKLTTMQTMPDNLVGRTYYHPTDQGSEEKVKERLEQIKAWHVQHPTPTPPDTKEKS, from the coding sequence ATGGATCAAAGTCTGTTTCAAAATGGTAACTTTCAGCCGTTGGCGAGTCGGATGCGGCCACAAACGCTCGATGAGTTTGTCGGCCAGACCCACCTGTTAGGCAAGAATAAGGTGTTGAGCAATCTCATCGAACATGATGAGATTAGTTCGATGATCTTCTGGGGTCCGCCGGGGGTTGGTAAAACAACCCTGGCGCGGATTATTGCCAGGAGAACCAAAGCACAGTTTGTGACGTTTTCTGCCGTCACCAGCGGGATCAAGGAGATTAAGCAGGTGATGAAAGAGGCTGAGCAGAATTGCGAACTGGGTCAAAAGACGATTGTGTTTGTTGACGAAATTCACCGATTTAATAAAGCGCAACAGGATGCCTTTTTACCGTATGTCGAACGAGGCAGCATTATCCTGATTGGCGCCACGACCGAGAATCCGTCGTTTGAAGTGAACGCTGCGTTACTGTCGCGGACACGCGTGTTCGTTTTGCATGGCCTGACCAGTGCAGAACTGGTTGACTTGTTGCAACGAGCGCTGAAGGATCCACGCGGTTATGGCTTACAGAAGGTGAAGATCAGCAAAAAGCTGTTGGGGCAAATTGCCGATTTTGCCAATGGCGATGCGCGGATTGCGTTGAATACGCTGGAAATGGCGGTCACGAACGCCGAGACCAAAGGGGATGTTGTCTCGGTTACGCAGGCAGATGTCGCACAATTATTGACCAAAAAGGCCTTATTGTATGACAAGAACGGGGAAGAGCACTATAATCTGATATCGGCATTACACAAGTCGATGCGCAATTCTGATGTGGATGCGGCCATTTATTGGTTGGCCCGCATGCTAGAGGCAGGCGAAGATCCATTGTACATTGCCCGCCGCCTAGTTCGGTTTGCCAGTGAAGACATTGGCATGGCCGATTCCCGAGCTTTGGAAATCGCCGTCACCGTGTATCAGGCATGTCAGTTTATCGGTATGCCGGAGTGCACGGTGCACCTAACCCATGCCGTTACTTATTTGTCACTGGCACCCAAATCAAATGCGCTTTATACGGCTTATGGTGCCGCCAAAAAAGATGCAACCGAAACATTGGCTGAACCGGTCCCGCTTCAAATTCGTAACGGGGTAACTGATTTGATGCAGGATCTCGGTTATGGGAAAGATTACCAATATGCCCACAATGCCAAAGACAAGCTGACAACGATGCAAACCATGCCGGATAATCTGGTGGGTCGAACTTACTATCATCCTACTGATCAAGGTAGCGAAGAGAAAGTCAAAGAACGACTCGAACAGATTAAGGCATGGCACGTGCAACACCCTACCCCTACACCACCGGATACTAAGGAAAAGTCGTGA